Proteins encoded together in one Chitinophaga sp. LS1 window:
- a CDS encoding ATP-binding protein — translation MKIKYKIALSYSISAIILLNTFAILAYYFSSQSRQAEYLDRLEYRARSIANVIIEDNTVKVDLLRKLDKTTFQDLYKESILVYNLNYDLLYSNLKDTAIRTSRPLLDYIKKYGEYSHGRDNGELVGVYYTEGDVSVIVLVSSFDKYGYQNLQNLKRILIIEIVVAVILLVIIGYFFARKMVQPIDKLVKQVKTINANNLQGISVEARGKDEIAQLGANFNTMLQRLSDAFDLQKSFVNNASHELRTPLASIISQLQVALSKDRTKEVYADILASVLEDAENLSDLSNGLLQLAQSELNQQKFIFSEVRMDELLLEMGNLVKLKHVPVAGEPQRGPKVDISFLKVPDQDTELVVQGNESLLKVLFLNLLDNAFKFSTDNTARVTIDFFTHNIQIQVRDNGIGIAPEELNKVFEPFYRGANAHQTRGHGLGLSICKKIVQLHKGHISASSTPGKGTIFTVILPHT, via the coding sequence GTGAAGATCAAATATAAAATAGCACTCTCCTACTCTATTTCAGCCATCATATTGCTGAACACCTTTGCTATTCTCGCTTATTACTTTTCTTCACAATCCAGGCAGGCAGAGTACCTGGACCGCCTGGAATACCGCGCACGCTCTATCGCCAATGTAATCATTGAAGATAATACCGTGAAGGTAGACCTGCTGCGCAAACTGGATAAAACCACCTTCCAGGACCTCTATAAAGAAAGCATTCTTGTATATAACCTTAACTACGATCTGCTGTATTCTAATTTAAAGGATACAGCAATCCGTACTTCCCGTCCTTTACTGGATTATATTAAGAAGTATGGAGAGTATAGTCATGGCCGTGATAACGGTGAACTGGTCGGCGTATATTATACAGAGGGCGATGTATCGGTGATCGTACTGGTGTCTTCCTTTGATAAATATGGTTATCAGAACCTGCAGAACCTGAAGCGGATCCTGATAATTGAAATTGTCGTAGCCGTAATTCTATTAGTCATCATCGGCTATTTCTTTGCCCGTAAAATGGTACAACCCATTGATAAACTGGTAAAGCAGGTAAAGACCATCAATGCCAACAACCTGCAGGGGATCAGTGTAGAAGCCCGTGGCAAGGACGAGATTGCGCAGCTGGGTGCAAACTTCAACACCATGCTGCAACGCCTGAGCGATGCATTTGACCTGCAGAAGAGCTTTGTGAACAATGCCAGCCATGAACTGAGAACTCCGCTGGCATCTATCATCAGCCAGCTACAGGTAGCCCTCTCCAAAGACAGAACAAAAGAAGTATACGCCGATATCTTAGCCTCCGTACTGGAAGATGCAGAGAACCTCTCCGACCTGAGTAATGGTCTGCTACAACTGGCACAAAGTGAGCTCAACCAGCAGAAATTTATCTTCAGTGAAGTACGTATGGATGAGCTGCTGCTGGAAATGGGCAACCTCGTCAAACTAAAACATGTACCGGTAGCGGGTGAACCGCAAAGGGGCCCTAAGGTCGATATCAGCTTCCTGAAAGTCCCCGACCAGGATACAGAGCTGGTAGTACAGGGCAATGAGAGCCTGCTGAAGGTATTATTCCTGAATCTGCTGGACAATGCCTTTAAATTTTCTACTGACAACACTGCAAGGGTTACAATCGATTTCTTCACACATAATATACAGATCCAGGTCAGAGATAATGGGATCGGTATAGCCCCGGAGGAACTCAACAAGGTATTTGAACCCTTTTATAGAGGAGCAAATGCTCATCAAACCCGCGGCCATGGCCTGGGACTCTCTATCTGTAAAAAGATCGTGCAACTGCACAAAGGTCATATTTCCGCTTCCTCCACCCCCGGGAAAGGCACGATTTTCACCGTTATCCTGCCCCACACCTGA
- a CDS encoding efflux RND transporter periplasmic adaptor subunit: MKCNFLFSLLLSSGFFLGGCKHPQLEGGATKKTFVLSDTMLKTIRIDTASIEPVQMELHFSGKVAGKINKQKDIEILVDYSSQHLDDVKEGYKAEIVTAALPDKIFYGIVDAVDSSSNAIQLSIKLDDMNKLLKPEMFTKVILHYSEGDDMVAVPENAVIADHCRNYVLVFKDKYNIQLREVETYTTSGETTYISKGLDAGENVILDHQQLIYDALSEN, encoded by the coding sequence ATGAAGTGCAATTTTCTTTTCTCCCTTTTACTTTCCTCAGGATTTTTCCTGGGGGGCTGCAAACATCCGCAGCTGGAAGGCGGGGCGACTAAAAAGACCTTTGTACTGAGTGATACGATGTTGAAGACAATTCGGATAGATACTGCCAGTATAGAGCCCGTGCAGATGGAATTACATTTTTCAGGAAAAGTGGCTGGTAAGATCAATAAGCAGAAAGATATAGAGATCCTTGTAGATTATTCTTCCCAGCACCTCGATGATGTAAAAGAAGGCTATAAAGCTGAAATTGTTACTGCAGCGCTACCCGACAAGATCTTCTACGGAATTGTAGATGCCGTCGATTCTTCTTCTAATGCAATTCAGTTAAGTATAAAACTGGATGATATGAACAAACTACTGAAGCCAGAGATGTTCACGAAAGTCATTTTACATTACAGCGAAGGAGATGATATGGTAGCCGTGCCAGAAAATGCCGTGATCGCAGATCATTGCAGGAATTATGTACTGGTGTTTAAGGATAAGTATAATATCCAGCTAAGAGAGGTGGAGACTTATACAACGTCAGGAGAAACAACATATATCAGCAAAGGACTGGATGCAGGAGAGAATGTGATATTAGATCACCAGCAGCTGATCTATGATGCATTAAGCGAGAATTAA
- a CDS encoding rhodanese-related sulfurtransferase produces the protein MALHNRISAAELKVKLAAETFRRVTVSFYQYAKIEDPQAFRDDLYLKLDELKVFGRIYVASEGINAQISIPEHHFEEFRNRLYGYHFLNGIRLNVAVDDDGKSFWVLKIKVREKIVADGIDDPSFSMENKGKYLKAREFNELTDDPNTIVVDMRNHYEFEVGHFQNAIEVPSDTFREQLPMAVDMLKENKDANIVMYCTGGIRCEKASAYMLHHGFKNVFHLEGGIIEYTNKAKEQGLPLKFKGKNFVFDDRLGERITDEIISSCHQCGKPCDSHTNCKNDGCHLLFIQCEECAAKYDGCCSSACQSVYHLEPEVQQEMRKGADKGQMVFNKAKQRLRPRMNE, from the coding sequence ATGGCACTACACAACCGTATTTCTGCAGCTGAACTAAAAGTAAAGCTGGCAGCAGAGACATTTCGTCGCGTCACCGTCTCGTTTTACCAGTACGCAAAGATTGAAGATCCACAGGCATTTCGTGATGACTTGTACCTCAAGCTCGATGAGCTGAAGGTATTTGGACGGATTTACGTGGCATCAGAGGGTATCAATGCCCAGATCAGTATTCCGGAGCATCACTTTGAGGAATTCAGGAATCGCCTGTATGGGTATCATTTCCTCAATGGCATACGTTTGAACGTAGCAGTAGATGATGATGGCAAATCCTTCTGGGTACTAAAGATCAAAGTGCGCGAGAAGATCGTGGCAGATGGTATCGACGACCCATCCTTTTCCATGGAAAATAAAGGTAAATACCTGAAAGCCAGGGAATTCAATGAACTTACTGACGACCCGAATACCATTGTGGTAGATATGCGCAACCACTACGAGTTTGAAGTGGGGCATTTTCAGAATGCGATCGAGGTGCCATCTGATACCTTTAGAGAGCAATTGCCGATGGCAGTTGATATGCTGAAGGAAAATAAAGATGCAAACATCGTGATGTATTGTACTGGTGGTATCCGTTGCGAAAAAGCATCGGCTTATATGCTGCATCATGGGTTTAAGAATGTATTCCACCTGGAAGGGGGCATCATTGAATATACGAACAAGGCAAAGGAGCAGGGATTGCCACTCAAATTCAAAGGAAAGAACTTTGTATTTGACGATAGGTTAGGGGAGCGTATTACAGATGAAATTATCAGCAGTTGTCACCAGTGTGGAAAGCCATGCGATTCGCATACGAATTGTAAAAATGATGGTTGCCATTTGCTGTTTATACAGTGTGAGGAGTGTGCGGCAAAGTATGATGGATGTTGTAGCTCAGCATGTCAGTCAGTGTATCACCTGGAACCAGAAGTGCAGCAGGAAATGAGGAAAGGAGCGGATAAGGGGCAGATGGTATTTAATAAGGCGAAACAGCGATTACGTCCGAGGATGAACGAATAG
- a CDS encoding DUF5686 and carboxypeptidase regulatory-like domain-containing protein: MHSTALTVFFSMLFNLAQATIVKGRITNEQQIPLPYATIFIKGTTTGTTSNAAGQYQLDIPAGTYTLVCQYMGYRKLEKQVIITNTEQTLDFALQPVSMQIKEVVVKSGGEDPAYAIIRAAIKKRNFYRHQVNEYTCNDYIKGMFKLRDVPEKFFGKKLDKKDMGVDSSGQGVVFLSESMTRVDFQEPDNVKVEVLSARQSGGGFGFSFPAFIDLYDNNVTAVITQFNKRGYISPIAENALLYYKYQLEGTFQDDGKTVNKIKVMPRRKFEPLFSGYIFITDDDWRIHSADLLLTQDYQLEIMDTLRIRQIHVPVNNEVWRTKDQVITMSIKQFGFDMVGNFVNVYSNYDLHPNFQKKHFDNTIMRYDTAFDKKLLAYWDSIRPVPLEKEEVKDFRVKDSTAQAERDSARSSRTLDTLRKHQHPVKFTDFFWSGAKHNYYFQRDTGIYSHQLSMKGLIKQLGYNTVEGLVLNVEPELKLNLSRSQELKIMPYIRYGFSNTHLNAWTYLQWTQESRIHNRIGQNTWILGGGKRVSQFNHDNPISPLENEFYTLFLKENYMKLYENYFTTLQFTRRFENNSFLRLGVRYEDRMPLENTTDFVFFKNSNKQFLPNHPYELADIPFTRNQALVAELGFSFQPGQKFIELPDRKIAFGSKYPIFGVTYTKGIHGIAGSDADFDKWQFQIKDNMNLKLFGEFMYRVKLGGFLNDKHVDIPDYQHFNGNQTFYNINYLNSFQLAPYYRYSTTAPFYATANVEHHFNGLLTNKIPLLNRLKWNLVAGSNAFYVNQNNNYVEVFAGLENIFKLLRVDVIAGYQSKDATRIGVRVGFGGLFGGMVRQQNTPEP; encoded by the coding sequence ATGCACAGCACTGCATTGACAGTATTCTTTAGTATGTTGTTTAACCTCGCGCAGGCCACCATTGTCAAGGGACGTATTACGAATGAACAACAAATCCCACTTCCATACGCAACTATTTTCATAAAGGGTACCACTACTGGTACAACCAGCAATGCTGCCGGACAATATCAGCTGGACATTCCAGCAGGCACTTATACACTGGTATGCCAGTATATGGGCTATCGTAAACTGGAAAAACAAGTCATTATTACCAATACAGAACAGACGCTGGATTTTGCCTTACAACCCGTAAGCATGCAGATCAAAGAAGTGGTGGTTAAATCAGGTGGGGAAGACCCTGCTTACGCCATTATCAGGGCAGCGATCAAAAAGCGTAACTTTTACCGTCACCAGGTAAATGAGTATACCTGCAATGATTATATCAAAGGTATGTTCAAGCTGAGGGATGTGCCTGAAAAGTTTTTCGGGAAGAAGTTAGATAAGAAAGACATGGGTGTCGACTCTTCCGGGCAAGGTGTGGTATTCCTCTCTGAATCTATGACCCGCGTAGACTTTCAGGAGCCTGACAATGTAAAGGTCGAAGTACTCTCTGCACGTCAGAGTGGCGGTGGATTTGGGTTCAGTTTTCCGGCTTTTATAGACCTCTATGATAACAACGTGACCGCTGTTATTACTCAATTCAACAAACGTGGTTACATTTCTCCCATTGCAGAAAACGCCTTACTCTATTATAAATACCAGCTGGAAGGCACCTTCCAGGATGATGGCAAAACCGTCAATAAAATAAAGGTGATGCCCCGCAGGAAATTCGAACCATTGTTCTCCGGTTATATCTTTATCACGGACGACGACTGGCGGATCCACAGTGCAGACCTGCTACTTACACAGGATTATCAGCTTGAGATCATGGATACCCTGCGCATCCGCCAGATCCATGTACCTGTGAACAATGAAGTATGGCGTACCAAAGATCAGGTCATTACCATGAGCATCAAACAATTTGGGTTTGATATGGTGGGCAATTTCGTGAATGTATATTCAAATTACGACCTGCATCCTAACTTCCAAAAGAAGCATTTCGATAATACTATCATGCGGTACGATACCGCTTTCGATAAAAAACTACTGGCCTACTGGGATAGCATTCGTCCCGTGCCACTTGAAAAGGAAGAAGTAAAGGACTTCCGTGTAAAAGACAGTACTGCCCAGGCGGAGCGGGACAGCGCCAGGTCTTCCCGTACGCTCGATACGTTGCGCAAACACCAGCACCCTGTCAAATTTACCGACTTCTTCTGGTCTGGGGCAAAACATAACTATTACTTTCAGAGAGATACAGGAATTTATTCACATCAGCTGTCTATGAAAGGGTTGATTAAACAACTCGGGTACAACACTGTAGAAGGGCTGGTACTAAATGTGGAACCTGAACTGAAACTGAACCTTTCCCGGTCACAGGAGCTGAAGATCATGCCTTATATCCGCTATGGTTTCAGCAATACACACCTCAATGCCTGGACTTATCTGCAATGGACGCAGGAGAGCCGGATTCACAACCGCATTGGCCAGAATACCTGGATACTGGGTGGTGGGAAAAGGGTAAGCCAGTTCAATCACGATAATCCTATTTCTCCCCTGGAAAATGAGTTCTATACCTTGTTCCTGAAGGAGAATTATATGAAGCTGTATGAGAATTACTTTACCACGCTTCAGTTTACCCGACGGTTTGAGAACAATTCTTTCCTCAGGTTGGGGGTACGGTATGAGGATCGTATGCCATTGGAGAATACCACCGACTTTGTATTTTTTAAGAACAGCAATAAACAGTTCCTTCCCAACCATCCCTACGAGCTGGCAGATATTCCATTTACCCGGAACCAGGCTTTGGTGGCAGAACTTGGGTTCTCTTTCCAGCCAGGGCAGAAATTTATCGAGCTGCCGGACAGGAAGATCGCCTTTGGTTCCAAATATCCCATTTTTGGGGTCACGTATACCAAGGGGATCCATGGTATAGCGGGTAGTGATGCGGATTTTGATAAATGGCAGTTCCAGATCAAGGATAATATGAACCTGAAGCTATTCGGGGAGTTTATGTATAGGGTAAAATTGGGTGGATTCCTGAATGATAAGCATGTAGATATACCTGATTATCAGCACTTCAACGGGAACCAGACCTTCTATAATATCAACTATCTGAATAGTTTCCAGCTGGCACCTTACTACAGGTACAGCACGACGGCGCCATTTTATGCGACCGCCAATGTGGAGCATCATTTTAACGGGTTGCTGACAAATAAAATCCCTTTGCTAAACAGGTTGAAATGGAACCTGGTAGCTGGTTCTAACGCTTTTTATGTGAACCAGAATAACAATTATGTAGAAGTTTTTGCCGGGTTGGAGAATATTTTTAAGCTGTTGCGCGTTGATGTAATCGCGGGATACCAAAGTAAGGATGCGACACGCATAGGAGTGAGGGTAGGATTTGGAGGATTATTTGGTGGGATGGTGCGCCAGCAGAATACGCCGGAGCCATAG
- a CDS encoding trans-sulfuration enzyme family protein produces MEKDQYRPETNAVRIQTEKTWQMEHSTPLFLTSSFTYDSAEEMRATFADETDNNIYSRFSNPNVDEFVRKVCSLELAEDGYATASGMSAIFASFMALMKTGDHLLSASSIFGSTHTVITKFLPKWGIEYTYFDINKPETVEALIRPNTKMMFVETPSNPGLEVVDISLLAKICDKHGVILNVDNCFASPVLQKPIALGAHIVTHSATKWMDGQGRVLGGVVVGRKDLIKEIHTFCRSTGPAMSPFNAWVLSKSLETLHIRMARHCESALALAKALEGNSLLQWVKYPMLESHPQHEIAKAQMTGGGGIVCFELKGGLEQGTRFLDALKMLTLTANLGDSRSIASHPASTTHAKLTNEERLKVGITPGMIRISVGLENAQDIIEDITQALEVSK; encoded by the coding sequence ATGGAGAAAGATCAATACCGGCCGGAAACGAACGCAGTCAGAATACAAACAGAGAAGACGTGGCAGATGGAGCACTCTACACCTCTCTTCCTTACATCCAGTTTTACCTACGACAGTGCAGAAGAAATGCGCGCTACCTTTGCAGATGAAACAGATAATAATATATACAGCCGTTTCAGCAACCCGAATGTAGACGAATTTGTACGTAAAGTATGTAGCCTGGAACTGGCTGAAGATGGTTATGCTACTGCCTCCGGTATGAGCGCCATATTTGCGAGCTTCATGGCCCTTATGAAAACAGGTGATCACCTGCTCTCTGCCAGCTCTATATTTGGCTCTACCCATACTGTAATCACTAAGTTCCTTCCTAAATGGGGCATTGAGTACACTTACTTTGATATCAACAAACCAGAAACTGTAGAAGCGCTGATCAGGCCGAATACGAAGATGATGTTTGTAGAAACTCCTTCCAACCCAGGTCTGGAAGTAGTTGATATCAGCCTGTTGGCAAAGATCTGCGACAAGCATGGCGTTATATTAAATGTAGATAATTGCTTCGCTTCTCCTGTATTGCAAAAGCCGATCGCACTCGGCGCACACATTGTAACTCACTCCGCTACCAAGTGGATGGATGGCCAGGGCCGCGTATTAGGTGGGGTAGTAGTAGGTCGTAAAGACCTGATTAAGGAGATCCATACATTCTGCCGCAGTACAGGTCCGGCAATGTCTCCATTCAATGCATGGGTACTGAGCAAGAGCCTCGAAACCCTGCACATCCGTATGGCAAGGCATTGCGAAAGTGCGCTGGCACTGGCTAAGGCACTGGAAGGAAATTCACTGCTGCAATGGGTAAAATACCCTATGCTCGAAAGTCATCCTCAGCATGAAATAGCGAAGGCACAAATGACCGGTGGCGGTGGTATAGTATGTTTTGAACTGAAGGGTGGACTGGAACAAGGCACCCGTTTCCTGGATGCCCTGAAAATGCTGACCCTGACGGCGAACCTGGGCGATAGCCGCAGTATTGCGTCTCACCCTGCAAGTACCACACATGCGAAACTGACTAACGAGGAAAGACTGAAAGTGGGTATTACGCCTGGTATGATCCGTATCTCTGTTGGATTGGAAAATGCACAGGATATCATCGAAGATATTACGCAGGCATTGGAAGTGAGTAAGTAA
- a CDS encoding OsmC family protein has product MKISLQRIDDAFNMEAVDEQGHKVLMDSSLENGGKNNGVRPMQMLLMGLGGCSAIDVAMILKKQRQELTDFKIEIDGEREKGKEPSIWENVHIIFHLSGTSLDPDKAARAVELSMTKYCSVAETLRRAGGNLTWETRVNG; this is encoded by the coding sequence ATGAAGATTTCATTACAGAGAATCGACGATGCATTCAACATGGAAGCTGTAGATGAGCAGGGGCATAAAGTTTTAATGGACTCTTCCCTTGAGAATGGTGGTAAGAATAATGGCGTAAGACCTATGCAGATGTTGCTGATGGGACTCGGTGGCTGCTCCGCTATAGATGTAGCCATGATCCTGAAAAAACAGCGCCAGGAACTGACGGACTTTAAAATCGAAATAGACGGAGAGCGCGAAAAAGGTAAGGAGCCTTCCATCTGGGAGAACGTTCATATTATATTCCACCTTTCCGGCACCAGCCTGGACCCTGACAAGGCCGCAAGAGCAGTAGAACTTTCTATGACTAAATATTGCTCCGTTGCAGAGACCCTTCGTCGCGCAGGAGGCAACCTGACATGGGAAACCAGGGTAAATGGTTGA
- the metX gene encoding homoserine O-acetyltransferase MetX, whose translation MTVQIYHNTHTFTLESGVVLPELQIAYHTYGTLNHSKSNVIWICHALTANSDVADWWKGLIGPGKAIDPARHFIVCANILGSCYGSSGPLSINPATGKPYFSTFPQITVRDMVQAHTLLRQHLGIDEILLLMGGSMGGYQSLEWALLEPTRIRQLCLLSTGASESAWGIAIHTAQRLAIEADSTWREHRPDGGANGLKAARAIGMLTYRNYQTFVRTQSDPDNDKTDDFKAASYINYQGDKLVKRFNAQAYWRLTKAMDSHNIARGRVTDLAGTLALIQQPTLIVGITSDVLCPPEEQHFLAKHIPDATYHEIDSSYGHDGFLIEVDMIGTLLNNWLL comes from the coding sequence TTGACGGTACAGATCTATCATAATACGCACACATTTACACTGGAGTCCGGGGTCGTGTTACCGGAGTTGCAAATCGCCTATCACACATACGGTACGCTGAATCATAGCAAAAGTAATGTGATATGGATCTGCCATGCCCTCACCGCCAATTCGGATGTAGCCGACTGGTGGAAAGGCCTCATTGGTCCGGGCAAGGCTATTGACCCTGCCCGTCACTTCATTGTATGTGCAAACATATTGGGCTCCTGCTATGGCAGTTCAGGCCCGCTTTCCATCAATCCTGCAACCGGGAAGCCTTATTTTTCCACCTTCCCGCAAATAACCGTGCGGGATATGGTGCAGGCACATACCCTGCTGCGCCAACACCTGGGCATTGACGAAATTCTATTGCTCATGGGCGGCTCCATGGGGGGCTACCAAAGCCTGGAATGGGCACTGCTGGAACCAACCCGTATCCGTCAGCTCTGCCTGCTCAGCACCGGCGCTTCCGAAAGCGCCTGGGGAATCGCCATACATACCGCTCAGCGTCTCGCTATTGAGGCCGACAGCACCTGGCGGGAACATCGTCCGGATGGCGGCGCAAACGGCTTAAAAGCCGCCAGAGCCATTGGTATGCTCACCTATCGTAACTACCAGACCTTCGTTCGTACCCAGTCCGACCCGGACAATGATAAGACCGACGACTTCAAGGCTGCATCTTATATCAACTACCAGGGCGACAAACTCGTAAAACGCTTCAATGCCCAGGCCTACTGGCGCCTCACCAAAGCGATGGATAGTCACAACATCGCCCGCGGCCGTGTCACCGATCTGGCAGGTACCCTTGCCCTCATTCAACAACCTACACTCATTGTAGGTATCACCAGCGATGTGCTCTGCCCACCTGAAGAACAACACTTCCTCGCCAAACATATTCCGGACGCTACCTATCACGAAATCGATTCTTCGTATGGCCATGATGGTTTCCTCATCGAAGTAGATATGATAGGTACACTGTTAAATAACTGGTTATTATAA